The Flavobacteriales bacterium sequence ACCCGGGGACGATCAATGGTTCAGGGCAAGCAATAACGAGGTTGTTCCCATGCCGGGGAGATTCCGCCACCGACTGGGTACAGGCAAACGAGGCGAAGATGTGTTGTCCGGCCTCATCCATGGCACACGGGTCTCGCTAACCATCGGATTACTTTCTATGGGCATTGCTGCTCTTTTGGGAATCCTGTTCGGTTCACTGGCCGGCTATTTCGGAGACAACAGGCTGGCAACCACAAGGGGGCGTTTCATTACGGTATGCATTGGCCTGTTGTTGGCATGGTACTATGGATTTTCCGTTCGTTCTTTTGCGCTGGCAGATGCACTCTCCGCCTCAAACGCTTCCATCCTGCTCTCTTTGATGTGGAGCCTATTGATCTTCCTTGGCATTTGCCTGGTCAGCTGGTGGACCGGTGGATATGTGGCCCGGATTCCAGGTGCAGAAAAGAAAATATATATTCCCGTGGATGCCGCCATCTCCCGCATGATTGAAATCCTGATTTCCCTACCCAACCTGGTGCTTATTATTACGATAGCCGCTATTGCGAAACCCAGCATGGTTAACCTCATGATCATTATCGGGGTGACGTCGTGGACAGGTATTGCCCGCCTTACACGTGCTGAGTTCCTCAAGATCCGAAACCTTGAGTACATCCAGGCCGGCCAGGCCCTGGGTTTCTCAGAGGCACGGGTGATCTTCAGACATGCCCTTCCGAATGCCATCGCCCCGGCGCTGGTTGCCGTGGCCTTTGGCATTGCTTCAGCTATACTCGTGGAATCCGCCCTTTCCTTCCTGGGTATCGGGGTTCCTGCAGACATTGTTACGTGGGGATCCCTGTTGTTCAGCGGCCGTGAACATTTTGCAGCATGGTGGCTGGTGGTCTTCCCCGGCATTGCCATCTTCGTAACAGTAACGGTTTATAATCTTTTGGGAGAAGGCTTCCGGGACGCCATTGATCCAAGACACAAGCAGTAGATAATGCTTTCTTAGAAATCCCTCGCGGTGCTTCGGGATAACATGGCCATTATGCAAAATGGAAAAA is a genomic window containing:
- a CDS encoding ABC transporter permease, whose translation is PGDDQWFRASNNEVVPMPGRFRHRLGTGKRGEDVLSGLIHGTRVSLTIGLLSMGIAALLGILFGSLAGYFGDNRLATTRGRFITVCIGLLLAWYYGFSVRSFALADALSASNASILLSLMWSLLIFLGICLVSWWTGGYVARIPGAEKKIYIPVDAAISRMIEILISLPNLVLIITIAAIAKPSMVNLMIIIGVTSWTGIARLTRAEFLKIRNLEYIQAGQALGFSEARVIFRHALPNAIAPALVAVAFGIASAILVESALSFLGIGVPADIVTWGSLLFSGREHFAAWWLVVFPGIAIFVTVTVYNLLGEGFRDAIDPRHKQ